A section of the Candidatus Binataceae bacterium genome encodes:
- a CDS encoding SDR family oxidoreductase, producing the protein MGRLDNKVAIITGAASGIGQGTALRFAGEGAAVVVADLNQTGGEATVRGCRENGGRAVFQKADVSAEAEVEALIARAVKEFGRLDVIFNNAGFVGALGPLEGITAESWDRTHAVLLRGVFFGIKHAIPAMRKAGGGSIISTASIAGMRGGFGPTIYSAAKAGVISLTQCAAVELARDKIRVNCICPGGIHTAIAGERTERGEAALARTQPITRAGQPDDIANMALFLASDESEWITGTSMLVDGGFMARAHNFGALSPDDWTANTDFMGPSFEIAPGKAGLSRKT; encoded by the coding sequence ATGGGCAGACTCGATAACAAAGTGGCGATTATTACCGGCGCCGCCAGCGGTATTGGCCAAGGCACCGCATTGCGTTTTGCCGGAGAGGGAGCCGCGGTGGTCGTTGCGGACCTCAATCAGACCGGCGGCGAGGCGACGGTACGCGGATGTCGCGAGAACGGCGGACGGGCGGTCTTCCAGAAGGCCGACGTTTCCGCCGAGGCGGAGGTCGAGGCGCTGATTGCTCGTGCGGTCAAGGAATTCGGCCGCCTCGACGTCATCTTCAACAATGCCGGATTCGTCGGCGCCCTGGGACCCCTCGAGGGGATCACGGCCGAAAGCTGGGATCGCACCCACGCAGTTTTGCTGCGCGGGGTTTTCTTCGGAATCAAGCACGCCATCCCAGCGATGCGCAAAGCGGGCGGCGGCTCGATCATCTCGACGGCCTCGATCGCCGGAATGCGCGGTGGCTTTGGCCCGACAATCTACAGCGCCGCCAAAGCCGGCGTGATCAGCCTCACTCAATGCGCCGCCGTCGAGTTGGCGCGCGATAAAATTCGCGTCAACTGTATCTGTCCGGGCGGCATCCACACCGCGATCGCCGGCGAGCGCACTGAGCGCGGCGAAGCCGCGTTGGCGCGAACTCAGCCGATCACGCGCGCAGGCCAGCCCGATGACATTGCGAACATGGCGCTGTTCCTCGCCAGCGACGAGTCGGAATGGATCACTGGGACCTCGATGCTCGTGGATGGCGGCTTTATGGCGCGCGCGCATAACTTCGGTGCGCTCTCGCCTGATGACTGGACCGCGAACACCGACTTTATGGGCCCATCATTTGAGATTGCGCCGGGCAAGGCTGGACTTTCTCGAAAGACTTGA